From the Marinomonas sp. THO17 genome, one window contains:
- the lolB gene encoding lipoprotein insertase outer membrane protein LolB, with amino-acid sequence MMHRVTSLIILALVLAACSSQPRGPVTPPPESALAISQWETSGRVGIRTPDDAISGNFTWQHTPETYTLNIVGPFGQGATKLSKDVSQQITLSYEDKTLVGKDARQLLYQELGWDFPVEQVNYWIRGLASPNTKATVVLEDDSLRPTSIKQDGWLVNYRRYTQVDGLDLPQRIQVSKPPFKVNLIINQWTIQ; translated from the coding sequence ATGATGCACCGCGTTACTAGCCTTATTATCCTTGCTCTTGTTTTAGCCGCTTGCAGTTCCCAACCAAGAGGCCCTGTTACGCCACCACCAGAAAGCGCTCTTGCTATCAGTCAATGGGAAACCTCAGGGAGAGTTGGTATTCGTACACCAGACGATGCCATTTCAGGAAACTTTACTTGGCAGCACACCCCAGAAACCTACACATTAAATATCGTTGGCCCTTTCGGACAAGGTGCTACCAAACTTTCCAAAGACGTTTCACAGCAAATAACTTTATCTTATGAAGATAAAACCTTAGTAGGTAAGGATGCCAGACAGTTACTGTATCAGGAACTTGGCTGGGATTTCCCTGTGGAGCAGGTAAATTATTGGATTCGCGGCCTAGCTTCCCCAAATACTAAGGCTACCGTTGTGCTTGAAGATGACTCATTGCGTCCCACCTCCATCAAACAAGATGGTTGGCTAGTAAATTATCGTCGCTACACCCAAGTAGATGGATTGGATCTACCGCAAAGAATACAAGTCAGCAAACCACCCTTTAAAGTGAATCTCATCATTAATCAATGGACCATCCAATAA